A region from the Acidiferrobacter sp. SPIII_3 genome encodes:
- a CDS encoding GntR family transcriptional regulator, translated as MHDTASLPSSSLPAPLYTQIKEALRARILDGSYAIFDRMPSESELMKRFSVSRVTARQAVSQLCQEGLVFKVQGKGSYVSRPQVSQSLTVLQGLGEAVRESGHVASSRLLGSRFFAPDDTLRAHLQIAPPGRVGEIRRVRYLDGAPVSLDISYFREATAEALLAHDLGTRDIFAILENDLQCPLGHAELDIGAAAADVDAARALEIPPGSPILRMDRLTFDRDGRPLDYEHLYCRGDQWRYRLRIERRGAHGGGVS; from the coding sequence ATGCACGATACCGCGTCCCTTCCCTCATCCTCCCTGCCCGCACCGCTCTATACCCAGATCAAGGAGGCGCTGCGCGCGCGCATCCTCGACGGCTCGTACGCCATCTTTGACCGGATGCCTTCGGAAAGCGAACTCATGAAGCGCTTTTCGGTCAGCCGCGTAACGGCCCGTCAGGCCGTAAGCCAGCTCTGCCAGGAGGGCTTGGTGTTCAAGGTCCAGGGCAAGGGTAGCTATGTGTCGCGCCCCCAGGTCTCGCAGTCGCTCACTGTGCTTCAGGGTCTGGGCGAGGCCGTGCGGGAGTCGGGTCACGTTGCCTCGTCACGTCTCCTGGGATCACGATTTTTTGCCCCCGACGACACCCTGCGCGCACACCTCCAAATCGCCCCGCCCGGGCGCGTGGGCGAGATCCGCCGGGTGCGCTATCTGGACGGCGCCCCGGTATCGCTCGATATCTCGTATTTTCGCGAGGCCACTGCCGAGGCGCTGCTCGCCCATGACCTCGGGACACGCGATATCTTCGCGATCCTCGAAAACGACCTGCAATGCCCCCTGGGACACGCCGAGCTCGACATCGGGGCCGCCGCCGCCGATGTCGATGCCGCTCGCGCCCTGGAGATTCCCCCGGGGTCCCCGATCCTGCGCATGGATCGGCTCACCTTTGATCGCGACGGCCGACCGCTCGACTACGAGCATCTCTATTGCCGGGGAGATCAGTGGCGCTATCGGTTGCGTATCGAACGACGCGGTGCCCATGGCGGAGGTGTGTCATGA